One window of Micropterus dolomieu isolate WLL.071019.BEF.003 ecotype Adirondacks linkage group LG13, ASM2129224v1, whole genome shotgun sequence genomic DNA carries:
- the spra gene encoding sepiapterin reductase a: MSSTERADLGLALCIITGASRGFGRTVAREVSRLVKPGSVLVLVARSGDDLRALRTELADSEEGRAGLVVECVEADLGQMEGPESVVRASKAALPEVIDHLILVNNAASLGDVSRYAKSFTNMAEVDSYLSLNVSSALCLTASVLQAFPQRPGLRRTVINVSSLCAQQPFPSWVLYCTGKAARAMMFRVLAEEEPDLRVLNYSPGPLDTAMQLVARSETADPSLRKAFSDKFAQGQLLTCEASCAKLMKLLLEDKYTSGAHIDVFDV, translated from the exons ATGTCGTCCACTGAGCGTGCAGACCTGGGTCTGGCGCTCTGCATCATCACCGGGGCCTCCAGGGGCTTTGGCCGGACTGTGGCGAGGGAGGTGTCGCGGTTGGTGAAGCCGGGCTCGGTGCTCGTCCTGGTGGCCCGCTCCGGTGACGACCTGCGGGCTCTGCGGACGGAGCTGGCCGACTCCGAGGAAGGAAGAGCGGGACTGGTGGTGGAGTGTGTGGAGGCAGATCTGGGTCAGATGGAAGGACCGGAGAGCGTGGTCAGAGCGTCTAAAGCCGCTTTGCCTGAAGTTATAGATCACCTCATACTGGTCAACAACGCTG CCTCTCTGGGTGATGTGTCCCGCTACGCCAAAAGCTTCACCAACATGGCAGAGGTGGACTCTTATTTGTCTCTCAATGTCAGCTCCGCCCTGTGCCTCACCGCCAGCGTCCTCCAGGCTTTTCCGCAGCGTCCAGGTCTGAGGCGCACCGTGATCAACGTCTCCTCGCTGTGCGCCCAGCAGCCTTTCCCCTCCTGGGTGCTGTACTGCACCGGCAAGGCTGCCCGAGCGATGATGTTCAGGGTACTGGCAGAAGAGGAGCCGGACCTCCGGGTGCTCAACTACTCCCCAG GGCCCCTGGACACCGCCATGCAGTTGGTGGCCAGATCTGAAACAGCTGATCCCAGCTTGAGGAAGGCTTTTTCAGACAAGTTCGCTCAGGGCCAGCTGCTCACCTGTGAGGCGTCCTGCGCCAAGCTGAtgaagctgctgctggaagACAAATACACATCAGGAGCTCACATCGACGTCTTTGACGTTTAG